In one Bacillus sp. Marseille-P3661 genomic region, the following are encoded:
- a CDS encoding YhzD family protein produces the protein MKAYILTVFDKKGKVLLAENFQAANDLEAKRIGETMLTEKEYLEYTHRCVSPTGKLLLFHA, from the coding sequence TTGAAAGCTTATATACTAACCGTGTTTGATAAAAAAGGAAAAGTATTGCTCGCAGAAAATTTTCAAGCTGCCAATGACCTGGAAGCGAAACGTATCGGCGAAACAATGCTTACAGAAAAGGAATACCTTGAATACACACATCGCTGTGTTTCACCTACCGGTAAATTATTACTATTCCACGCCTAG
- the purU gene encoding formyltetrahydrofolate deformylase yields the protein MNQVLQQHLQEFKEKNKNHAHLLISCPDQPGIVAAVSNFLYEQGANILNSNQYTTDPQGGTFFIRFDFSCEDLSAREGELEQRFEEIANKFQMNWQIIYAYHLKKMAIFVSKEDHALLELLWQCQSGDIITDIALVISNHEDVRHTVESLDIPFYYTPITKETKREVEEQQLQLLKEYNVDVIVLARYMQILTPEFVSNFPNQIINIHHSFLPAFIGAKPYERAFDRGVKLIGATSHYVTNDLDEGPIIEQDVERVNHKDDVDELKRIGRMIERRVLARAVKWHLEDRVIVHGNKTIVFE from the coding sequence ATGAATCAAGTTCTTCAGCAACATTTACAAGAATTTAAAGAGAAAAATAAGAATCATGCGCATTTATTAATCAGTTGCCCAGACCAACCTGGAATTGTTGCAGCTGTTTCTAATTTTTTGTATGAGCAGGGAGCAAACATTCTTAACTCTAATCAGTATACTACAGATCCACAAGGCGGTACTTTCTTTATTCGATTTGACTTTAGCTGTGAGGATTTATCAGCTCGAGAAGGGGAGCTAGAACAGCGGTTTGAAGAGATAGCCAATAAGTTCCAAATGAACTGGCAGATTATTTACGCGTACCATTTGAAAAAAATGGCGATTTTTGTGTCAAAAGAAGATCATGCATTACTTGAGTTGTTATGGCAGTGTCAATCAGGGGATATCATCACTGATATTGCATTGGTAATTAGTAATCATGAGGATGTAAGACATACGGTTGAATCTTTAGATATTCCGTTCTATTATACTCCGATTACGAAAGAAACGAAACGTGAAGTTGAAGAGCAACAATTACAGTTATTAAAAGAATATAATGTTGATGTGATCGTACTTGCAAGATACATGCAAATCTTGACACCGGAATTTGTTTCTAATTTCCCGAATCAAATTATTAATATCCACCATTCATTTTTACCTGCATTTATTGGTGCGAAACCGTATGAGCGTGCTTTTGATCGCGGAGTTAAGTTAATTGGGGCAACGTCTCATTATGTTACAAATGATTTAGATGAAGGACCTATTATTGAACAGGATGTAGAGAGAGTGAATCATAAGGATGATGTGGACGAGTTAAAGCGCATTGGCCGGATGATAGAGCGTCGTGTATTAGCAAGAGCTGTTAAGTGGCATTTGGAAGATCGCGTAATTGTTCATGGTAACAAAACGATTGTTTTTGAATAA